The segment TGTAACTCATGCAGAAGCTACAGAAAATATAGTTGAGCAAATTTCTAAAAAACTTGGTCACAATCAGTTGGCAATACTATCATTGCCTGAAAAATCTGTAGATAAAGTTTACAATACTATCTTTGCAGTTACAAATAATGGAGTCGTTGTCAAATATAGAAAAACATTTCTTTTCTCCCCTTTAAAAGAGGATATCTATTTTGCAAGGGGTGATATGGACATCCCCGTGTTTAATTTCAATGATTTTAATATATCGTTACATACATGCTATGAAATAAGATTTCCTGAAGTTTTTAGAATTGCTGCGTATAATGGCTCTGATTTAATGATAGTTCCTGCCATATGGCCAGAGTTTAAAAAATATCACTGGTTAACACTTTTAAGGGCAAGAGCTATTGAAAATCAAGCATATGTTGTAGGATGTAATGCTGCTGAAGTTATCAATGATACGAAAACGATTATATGCGGTAACTCTGCAGTATTTGATTCTTGGGGTGAGTCAGTAGGATATACTGAAAAAGGCTCAAATAGGTTGATAGTGGAAATTACAAAAGAAAAAGTAACTGAAGTAAGACAGGCTATTCCAAGCCTTAAAGATGCGAAAGATTTCTTTAAAATAAATAAAGCAAAGATGTCCATTAGTGGCAAATAAGGAGGAATGTATGTCAGAATTAGAAAAGCGTATTAGAAAGAAAAGTCTTTTATCCAAAGTAATGAAACCGGAAGATATTGTTAAGCTTTTTGCTGAGGCTGGTGCTGGTAAAAAAGTTTTAAACCTTGGTTGGTCAGGTTTTACCCCTGTTGGTTATCCGAAAGTAGTTCCAATAGCTTTGGCTGATTATGTGGAGCAAAACGGTTTGCAGGGGAAATGGAAATTCAATCTATTCATAGGTGCATCTGTTGGTGTAGAAACTGAAGACAGATGGGCTACTCTTGATATGATTGATAGAAGATGGCCATATCAAACTGGTAAGAATATACAGAAATCTATTAACTCTGGTAAAATTAGGTTTGGTGATAAACACTTATCAATGTTTGCTCAGGATTTAAAATACGGTTTTTATACAAAAGATGAGGGTGGGAAGCTTGATTTTGCTTTGATAGAAGCTTCTGCTATTACTGAAGATGGTGGGATAGTTCTTGCTGGATCTATCGGAGCTGCTCCTGAAATTATTGATGTTGCTGATAAAATAATAGTTGAAATAAATACTGGTGTGCCATCTTTTGAAGGTATTCACGATATAGTTTCTACTGATTTGCCGCCTAACAGAAAGCCTTACCTAATTACTAAGGTTACTGACAGGATTGGTACAACATATGTTCCTGTTGATGATAAGAAAATAGTTGCAATTATAGAATCAAAAATGCCTGATAATGGTAGAGCTCTTACTGAACCTGATGACCTGTCCAACACTATTGCTGGTCATATTATGGAATTCTTTAAGCATGAAATCAAAATGGGAAGATTACCAGAAAACCTTTTACCACTCCAATCGGGGGTTGGTAATATTGCAAATGCAGTTGTTGGTGGACTTGTTAATGGTGACTTTAAAAACCTTTTAGTATTTACTGAAGTATTACAAGATACAATGCTTGACCTTTTTGACAGTGGAAAGCTTGATTTTGCAAATGCGACTTCACTTTCTCTTTCTGCGAAAGGTTTTGAGAGATTCTTTGCAAAATTTGATGAGTACACAAAGAAAATAATACTCAGACCTCAACAAATTTCAAATAACCCTGAGTGTATCAGAAGACTTGGTGTTATAGGTATGAATACACCTGTGGAGTTTGACATCTATGCACATGCTAACTCTACTTGTGTTGGCGGAACAAGAATGATTAATGGTCTTGGTGGTTCTGGTGACTTTGAAAGAAATGCATATATTTCTATCATGCATACACCTTCATGCAGACCATCCAAAACTGATGAGTTTGGTATTTCTGCCGTTGTGCCTAAGGCTCCGCATGTTGACCATACTGAGCATGATATTGATGTTCTTGTTACTGAGCAAGGACTTGCAGATCTTAGAGGTATGGCACCTAAGGAAAGAGCTCGTGAAATTATTAAAAAGTGTGCTCATCCAGCTTACAAAGATTATCTTATGGATTATCTTGAAAGAGCTGAAAAAGCTACCGGCTATGCTCATGAACCACAACTTCTCGATGAATGTTATAAAATGCATTTAAGTTTGGCTGAAAACGGAACTATGAGGTTCTGGAATAAATAACAAATTTAGACCCGCCGAAAAGGCGGGTTTTTTTATACACGGCAGTAGGCAGAATACCGCGTATTTATGCGTGGGTGAATGAGCTTTTTAGTGGTACACTTTTAGATGGAGTATACAAAAACATCATATAGTGTTTATAAGAAGAAATAAGGATCTACATCAATTTTGAAGTTTAACGTTGACAGCTTGAGTTTATCTACCTCATTTTTAATGAGTTTTACTGTTTTCCTTATGTCATTATGGTTTTTCGATTTAATTACCAAGTGAAATCTATATCTGTTTTTGATTTTGTATATCGGTGCAGGCACTGCCGGAAGTATTTTTAGATCTAAGTTTAATCCTTTAGTAAAATATTCTATTTTTTTGCATGATTCTTTGGCGATGTGCTCTTTAATGTGAGAAAAAATAAATCTAACCACTTTAAAATATGGCGGGTATGAAAACATTTGCCTGTTATTTAGTTCATATTCATAAAACTTTTCATCGTTAACAAGACCAAAAACCGGTAATTCCGGGTTGAATGTCTGTATTATGACTTCCCCATTTTTTTCAAAGCGTCCGGCCCTACCTGCTACTTGTGTGAGTAATTGATATGCCCTTTCATTATTTCTAAAATCAGGAAGTGAAAAAATGTTATCTATATTCAAAATTCCAACAAGTGTGACATTTGGAAAGTTTAAACCTTTTGCAATAAGTTGCGTTCCCAATAGAATTTTAAATTTATTTTTTTCAAAATCTTTTAACACCGAATTCAGTCTTTTTTGAGAAGTAATTGTATCTGCATCAAGTTTTATTACTTCTCCCGGAAAAAGGTTTTCAAGTATTAAATACGCTTTTTCAGTTCCAACTCCAAAATCCATAAAATTATTGCTTCCGCATTTACATTGCAGATATTTTAACTTTTCACCGCAATAATGACACCTGGCTGTTTCATCACTTTTATAGTAAGTCATTGTCACTGCACAATTTTGACAAAACAATGTTTCTCCGCAGTTTTGACATATGAGCTGGGAAGAATAACCTTTTCTGTTTAAAAAAAGTATAGTTTGTTCATTATTTTTAATACGTTTGAGTATCGCATCGTATAAAGTAAGCGACAAAATACCGGACAGCTTATCTTCACCTTTCAGGTCAATAATTTTAAGTGACGAATCACTGCCACCATGAAACTTGTTAGTAAGCTTAAAATACCTATATTTACCAATTTTAGCGTTGTAGTAAGATTCAAGAGAAGGGGTAGCACTGCCTAAAATTATTGGAATATTGAAAATTTTTGCCTTTAATACTGCAGCATCTCTTAAGTTGTAACAAGGAGCTTCCTCTTGTTTAAAGCTGTTTTCATGCTCCTCATCAATGATAATAAGCCCTAAATCGCATGATGGAATAAACAGGCTGCTTCTTGCTCCTATTATAATAGGGATATGACCATCCCTAAAGCCTAATATTACTTTTTCCCTTTGTTTTTGCGTCAGTTTACTGTGATAACTTTCTACAATTATTCCTAACCTGTCAGAGACTCTTTTTATGAGTTGAGGGGTCAAAGATATCTCAGGAACAATAAATAAAACTTGTTTATTTCTTTGTATAAAATGTTTGATTACTTCAATATAAATTTCTGTCTTACCGCTGCCGGCAACACCGTGCACCAAAGAGCAATTAAAATCATTATTTTTTATAATTTCTTCATATATTTTTTGTTGTTCAGCATTCAGGGTTGCAAGTTTTGAATGTGTTGATATATCTTGATTGAAGTCTGTACCAGAGATTTCTAAAATCTTTTTAGAAATAATCCCTGCAAATACATTTCCAAGAGAATAACCATAATATGCTGATAGTTTTTCTAAAAAAGTGATATCATTTTCTTTGAAAAACGGTTTGTTGTCCAGAATTTCTATAATATCTCTAATTTCATAATCAAATTCACTTTTTTCAGACTGTTTGTAAACAATGCCTGTAACATTTCTTTTTCCCAAAGGGACGACTACACGTAGCCCCTTATCAAGTGTTTTATCACTTTTATAGGTCAAAATGTAACTCTTTGGTATTGGTAGCAATACATCATAATATTTCATTTTAAAATTATTACTGAACTCTTTTTTTTAGTCAATGAAATAAATATAAGTTTTGATTGTGCAAGTGTTAAAATATTTTTAATAAATTATATAAAATAAGAATAGAAAATATTGCTTTATGATATATCTGTTAGTATAATTTGTTAGGAGGATACTATGAGGAAATTTATATTATCTTTTGCCATTTTCTTGTTTGCGGGTAATGTATTTGCTGCAGAATTAGATAATAAATCGTGTGTAGGTGAAGTTACTGAATATAAAGGTATCTTAAAGATATTTAAAGAGAAAGATTTTAGAGGGTCAATTG is part of the Deferrivibrio essentukiensis genome and harbors:
- a CDS encoding nitrilase-related carbon-nitrogen hydrolase; amino-acid sequence: MKIGCSQRIIKTGHVEDNLAHFVNDLSFYSDEGVSLVVFPEMWATGFDYKNIVTHAEATENIVEQISKKLGHNQLAILSLPEKSVDKVYNTIFAVTNNGVVVKYRKTFLFSPLKEDIYFARGDMDIPVFNFNDFNISLHTCYEIRFPEVFRIAAYNGSDLMIVPAIWPEFKKYHWLTLLRARAIENQAYVVGCNAAEVINDTKTIICGNSAVFDSWGESVGYTEKGSNRLIVEITKEKVTEVRQAIPSLKDAKDFFKINKAKMSISGK
- a CDS encoding acetyl-CoA hydrolase/transferase C-terminal domain-containing protein, whose product is MSELEKRIRKKSLLSKVMKPEDIVKLFAEAGAGKKVLNLGWSGFTPVGYPKVVPIALADYVEQNGLQGKWKFNLFIGASVGVETEDRWATLDMIDRRWPYQTGKNIQKSINSGKIRFGDKHLSMFAQDLKYGFYTKDEGGKLDFALIEASAITEDGGIVLAGSIGAAPEIIDVADKIIVEINTGVPSFEGIHDIVSTDLPPNRKPYLITKVTDRIGTTYVPVDDKKIVAIIESKMPDNGRALTEPDDLSNTIAGHIMEFFKHEIKMGRLPENLLPLQSGVGNIANAVVGGLVNGDFKNLLVFTEVLQDTMLDLFDSGKLDFANATSLSLSAKGFERFFAKFDEYTKKIILRPQQISNNPECIRRLGVIGMNTPVEFDIYAHANSTCVGGTRMINGLGGSGDFERNAYISIMHTPSCRPSKTDEFGISAVVPKAPHVDHTEHDIDVLVTEQGLADLRGMAPKERAREIIKKCAHPAYKDYLMDYLERAEKATGYAHEPQLLDECYKMHLSLAENGTMRFWNK
- the priA gene encoding replication restart helicase PriA, whose translation is MKYYDVLLPIPKSYILTYKSDKTLDKGLRVVVPLGKRNVTGIVYKQSEKSEFDYEIRDIIEILDNKPFFKENDITFLEKLSAYYGYSLGNVFAGIISKKILEISGTDFNQDISTHSKLATLNAEQQKIYEEIIKNNDFNCSLVHGVAGSGKTEIYIEVIKHFIQRNKQVLFIVPEISLTPQLIKRVSDRLGIIVESYHSKLTQKQREKVILGFRDGHIPIIIGARSSLFIPSCDLGLIIIDEEHENSFKQEEAPCYNLRDAAVLKAKIFNIPIILGSATPSLESYYNAKIGKYRYFKLTNKFHGGSDSSLKIIDLKGEDKLSGILSLTLYDAILKRIKNNEQTILFLNRKGYSSQLICQNCGETLFCQNCAVTMTYYKSDETARCHYCGEKLKYLQCKCGSNNFMDFGVGTEKAYLILENLFPGEVIKLDADTITSQKRLNSVLKDFEKNKFKILLGTQLIAKGLNFPNVTLVGILNIDNIFSLPDFRNNERAYQLLTQVAGRAGRFEKNGEVIIQTFNPELPVFGLVNDEKFYEYELNNRQMFSYPPYFKVVRFIFSHIKEHIAKESCKKIEYFTKGLNLDLKILPAVPAPIYKIKNRYRFHLVIKSKNHNDIRKTVKLIKNEVDKLKLSTLNFKIDVDPYFFL